In a genomic window of Flavobacteriales bacterium:
- a CDS encoding nuclear transport factor 2 family protein, whose product MGASGYRMDTKGGSSGRETTTEEAEILLVHEHFWQSYARRDLDSRFSVCADDITFFGTGLHERAVGKAQYRAMNEKGVEQYPDAFTIDHIWLEVRLWGDVAWVEGDTFWIMGQGGASTRDIVRQTTILKRINGKWWVAHVHGSDPDYRLREGEYITHGNIHARNKELEREVLMRTEELRREKQRSEELLLNILPEEVAEELKAKGEADAKLIDQVTVLFTDFKGFTAMSEKVTPKELVHDLHECFSAFDRIMAKHGIEKIKTIGDAYMAAGGLPTPNTTHATDVIQAAFEMRDFIAEGKARKATAGLPYFEVRIGIHTGPVVAGIVGVKKFQYDIWGDTVNTASRMESSGEVGQVNISEATYALVKDEPGLTFTPRGKVQAKGKGEMEMYFVASKR is encoded by the coding sequence ATGGGCGCATCGGGCTACCGCATGGATACCAAGGGCGGTTCATCGGGACGTGAGACCACCACCGAAGAAGCTGAAATACTGCTGGTGCATGAGCATTTCTGGCAGAGCTATGCGCGCCGTGACCTTGATTCGCGTTTCTCGGTCTGCGCCGACGACATCACCTTCTTCGGGACCGGCCTGCATGAGCGCGCCGTGGGTAAGGCGCAGTACCGGGCGATGAACGAGAAAGGGGTGGAGCAGTATCCGGACGCGTTCACAATCGACCATATCTGGCTCGAAGTGCGGCTGTGGGGCGACGTCGCCTGGGTGGAAGGCGATACATTCTGGATCATGGGCCAGGGGGGCGCATCCACGCGCGACATCGTGCGGCAGACCACGATCCTGAAGCGCATCAATGGGAAATGGTGGGTGGCCCATGTGCACGGGAGCGACCCGGACTATCGGCTGCGCGAAGGCGAGTACATCACCCATGGCAACATCCATGCGCGCAACAAGGAACTGGAGCGCGAGGTGCTCATGCGCACCGAGGAATTGCGGAGGGAGAAGCAGCGCAGCGAGGAATTGCTGCTGAACATCCTTCCCGAGGAGGTCGCGGAGGAATTGAAGGCGAAGGGGGAAGCCGACGCGAAACTGATCGATCAGGTCACGGTGCTCTTCACCGACTTCAAAGGCTTCACCGCCATGAGCGAGAAGGTGACCCCGAAGGAACTGGTGCACGACCTGCACGAATGCTTCAGCGCCTTCGATCGCATCATGGCGAAGCACGGCATCGAGAAGATCAAGACCATCGGCGATGCGTACATGGCCGCTGGCGGATTGCCTACGCCGAACACTACACACGCCACCGATGTGATCCAGGCCGCGTTCGAGATGCGCGACTTCATCGCCGAAGGCAAGGCGCGGAAAGCAACGGCAGGCCTCCCCTACTTCGAGGTCCGCATCGGCATACACACCGGGCCCGTCGTCGCCGGCATCGTGGGCGTTAAGAAATTCCAGTACGACATCTGGGGGGATACGGTGAACACCGCCAGCCGCATGGAGAGCAGCGGCGAAGTGGGACAGGTGAACATCAGTGAAGCGACCTATGCACTAGTGAAGGATGAACCCGGTCTCACGTTCACGCCGCGCGGAAAAGTGCAGGCGAAGGGCAAGGGGGAGATGGAGATGTACTTCGTAGCGTCAAAACGCTGA
- a CDS encoding response regulator transcription factor, whose amino-acid sequence MIRVLLFEDNTDLAESLGELMKDTDDIRLIAHYTNAQKAERHVAFHHPDVVLMDIDMPVENGLQGLRAIRAAGSGVMVLMFTVMEDNENVFQSICHGASGYLLKQTAPDKILEGIREAMGGGAPMTPSIARKVLTLFAQPFKKSDDLQKLTAREHDVLSLLVRGHSYKMAAAQLDIGVETLRFHIKNIYAKLHVNSKSEAVAKALQNRVV is encoded by the coding sequence ATGATCCGGGTCCTCCTCTTCGAAGACAACACCGACCTCGCCGAAAGCCTCGGTGAGCTGATGAAGGACACCGACGATATCCGGCTCATCGCCCATTACACCAACGCGCAGAAGGCCGAACGCCATGTCGCCTTCCACCACCCGGACGTGGTGCTCATGGACATTGATATGCCCGTGGAGAACGGCCTGCAGGGCCTGCGCGCCATCCGTGCGGCGGGCAGCGGGGTGATGGTGCTCATGTTCACCGTCATGGAGGACAACGAGAACGTGTTCCAGTCCATCTGCCACGGCGCCAGCGGCTACCTGCTGAAACAGACCGCGCCGGATAAGATCCTGGAAGGTATCCGCGAGGCCATGGGCGGCGGTGCGCCCATGACCCCGAGCATCGCGCGCAAGGTGCTCACCCTCTTCGCGCAGCCGTTCAAGAAGAGCGACGACCTGCAGAAGCTCACCGCCCGCGAGCATGACGTGCTTTCGCTGCTGGTGCGCGGCCATAGCTACAAGATGGCCGCCGCGCAATTGGACATCGGCGTGGAGACCCTTCGCTTCCACATCAAGAACATCTACGCCAAGCTGCACGTGAACAGCAAGAGCGAGGCGGTGGCCAAGGCCTTGCAGAACAGGGTGGTGTGA
- a CDS encoding tetratricopeptide repeat protein, with amino-acid sequence MRLTGPGTFLVSLLFVMGCERSTSLDDDQAPRSPAFDSTFHARTLAALHPAAMRSDTIFCDSILKVYDDTALARMHPGRVNDAFVYAIISHDGYPTASMERFYRLARYADSDRMLAWHDFLIARWRMMNGDHVEAVRLYQNLLTRFERVQDGAGISSACRRLGQIYRLLGDFEVALPYLHRALPGEPRAEFRCNMLYAMGECHAHAHRADSVRWCRDRIAEMAGDSMLLQRGDDRVLLYTMRLGLDAATIEARRTGRGDAMALVRDMARLDSLLEHRDPWLGFIEAHDAASHIELAEEVVRALTALNRTDLARELVLEAEERARDCTDCTLEEVALYAAVADMHIALGDRSEALRYQTLRADALTRNEVGKARLAVEQARQREEYQQQRSGMAQALEQERQQARAMDIEYRMQRISLVVMIGFVVLFAGVLFVHLRIRRRMQLEEVRTRLSRDLHDDIGSTLSSINILTSVARKKAEAGDVEGAAASLTGISERSQRLQRNMSDIVWSVDPDRDSLEELLVRMREFGASVLEPKEITYRFDAQGDHSTALQPMVKSNLYLIFKEALNNAAKHANASNVEVRIRKDADGLHMTITDDGIGLSSDRSVDNGGGNGMRNMRQRAAEMNAVLDIGPAKEGGVVIDLFIRT; translated from the coding sequence ATGCGCTTGACCGGGCCCGGGACCTTCCTTGTATCGCTCCTGTTCGTCATGGGCTGTGAACGGTCGACAAGCTTGGATGACGACCAGGCACCCCGCTCACCCGCGTTCGACAGCACCTTCCATGCGAGGACCCTGGCCGCGCTGCACCCGGCCGCCATGCGCAGCGACACCATCTTCTGCGATAGCATCCTGAAGGTGTACGACGATACGGCGCTCGCGCGCATGCATCCGGGCCGTGTGAACGACGCCTTCGTGTACGCGATCATTTCGCACGACGGCTATCCCACGGCCTCGATGGAGCGCTTCTATCGGCTGGCGCGATACGCGGACAGCGACCGCATGCTCGCCTGGCACGACTTCCTGATCGCCCGATGGCGGATGATGAACGGCGATCATGTGGAGGCGGTGCGCCTCTATCAGAACCTGCTTACGCGATTCGAACGCGTGCAGGACGGAGCCGGGATATCCTCCGCCTGCCGTCGGCTGGGCCAGATCTACCGTCTATTGGGCGATTTCGAGGTCGCCTTGCCCTACCTCCATCGCGCCCTTCCCGGTGAGCCGCGGGCGGAATTCCGTTGCAACATGCTCTACGCCATGGGTGAGTGCCATGCGCATGCGCATCGCGCTGATTCGGTGCGCTGGTGCCGTGACCGGATCGCTGAGATGGCCGGCGATAGCATGCTGCTGCAGCGTGGCGATGACCGCGTGCTGCTGTATACCATGCGCCTGGGGCTCGATGCGGCGACCATCGAAGCGCGTCGCACGGGTCGAGGCGATGCCATGGCCCTGGTGCGGGACATGGCGCGGTTGGACAGCTTGCTGGAGCATCGTGACCCTTGGCTCGGGTTCATCGAAGCCCATGATGCCGCATCGCACATCGAATTGGCCGAAGAGGTGGTACGTGCCCTTACCGCCTTGAACCGGACGGATCTCGCGCGCGAGCTCGTACTGGAGGCCGAAGAGCGAGCCCGGGACTGCACCGACTGCACGTTGGAGGAGGTGGCTCTTTATGCCGCCGTGGCCGATATGCACATCGCGTTGGGCGACCGGTCCGAGGCGCTGCGCTACCAAACCCTGCGCGCCGATGCGCTCACGCGCAACGAGGTGGGCAAGGCCCGGCTTGCCGTGGAGCAGGCGCGCCAACGCGAGGAGTACCAACAGCAACGATCCGGGATGGCGCAAGCGCTCGAGCAAGAACGTCAGCAGGCCCGCGCCATGGACATCGAATACCGCATGCAGCGCATCAGCCTGGTGGTGATGATCGGCTTCGTGGTCCTGTTCGCCGGGGTGCTTTTCGTTCACTTGCGCATCAGACGACGCATGCAATTGGAGGAGGTGCGCACGCGCCTCAGCCGCGACCTGCATGATGATATCGGCAGCACGCTCAGCAGCATCAACATCCTCACCAGTGTGGCACGCAAGAAGGCCGAAGCGGGTGACGTGGAAGGAGCGGCGGCTTCGTTGACCGGGATCAGCGAGCGCAGCCAGCGCCTGCAACGCAACATGAGCGACATCGTGTGGAGCGTGGACCCGGACCGCGACAGCTTGGAGGAGCTGCTGGTGCGCATGCGCGAATTCGGGGCATCGGTGCTGGAGCCGAAGGAGATCACCTACCGCTTCGATGCGCAAGGCGATCACAGTACGGCCTTGCAGCCGATGGTGAAGAGCAACCTCTACCTCATCTTCAAGGAAGCGTTGAACAACGCGGCGAAGCATGCGAACGCCAGCAACGTGGAGGTGCGGATCCGAAAGGATGCTGACGGGCTGCACATGACGATCACCGACGATGGTATCGGCCTGTCCTCTGACCGATCAGTGGACAATGGCGGGGGCAACGGCATGCGCAACATGCGCCAACGCGCCGCCGAGATGAACGCCGTGCTGGATATCGGACCCGCGAAGGAAGGTGGGGTCGTCATCGATCTCTTCATACGCACATGA
- a CDS encoding rhodanese-like domain-containing protein — protein MQKALILSTLLLLVVPCAAQSGPDAVLVKDITPQELSVEIQKGGVTLIDVNEADNYAFAHVPGARLIAYDAITPDVLPADKSSKLVFYCWSPECPAAGMAAESAVKLGYTDVRCMHAGITGWQDAGLPTEP, from the coding sequence ATGCAGAAGGCGCTGATCTTGTCCACGCTCCTCTTGTTGGTGGTGCCGTGCGCGGCTCAGTCCGGCCCCGATGCCGTTCTCGTGAAGGACATTACCCCTCAGGAACTCTCGGTTGAGATCCAGAAGGGAGGTGTTACTTTGATCGACGTGAACGAAGCGGACAACTATGCCTTCGCCCATGTGCCCGGGGCCCGGCTCATCGCTTACGACGCCATCACCCCGGACGTACTGCCCGCCGACAAGTCGAGCAAGCTGGTGTTCTACTGCTGGAGCCCGGAATGCCCTGCCGCCGGCATGGCCGCCGAAAGCGCCGTGAAGCTGGGTTACACCGACGTGCGCTGCATGCACGCGGGCATCACCGGCTGGCAGGATGCGGGCTTGCCCACCGAGCCATGA
- a CDS encoding T9SS type A sorting domain-containing protein — translation MRHLISILLFCAAIQLLAQRPARSPYDAPVVRPSNDRVERGAPPANDDCANATPITLLGDCAGAVSGSNAGATMDGVVPSCDDPGSTEPDVWYTFTTGTADTVIITLTPEANMTDWAYVLLEGACDGNEVACRIQPSTPTAEYLTPSTTYYLRVLSNPDYGTEGDFTLCVQDLDLVNVPANDLCMNAPMLALPMGSTITFTGNSTNAQNTEGLPLPSVWHAFTLSEAADVTIDLCGSAAFFPNFFRALYFTCPPDLAQRRYAGYENITDCTGNRPTLCYPALPAGTYYYAVANGDAPGTYTLHVKADPVGSHQPANDDCAGAIAVPVSATCAPVAFSPTCASASTIQPGCADGLGDASDDVWYSFVATQSLMTIGVFPNSTQFGAVMELYAGVCGALVSTACANGFDGDPVQLPLNGMVPGNTYYVRVYNGYSNTPYDDAGYSLCVAEGFGIAIGIEEAAGGLPALNVFPNPAAGSFSIRTGSPGSTFSLAVIDAAGRTVINTTGRADASGTVQLAEGGMLAKGLYTVKVSDPRSARTARLMIY, via the coding sequence ATGCGCCATCTCATCTCCATCCTCCTGTTCTGCGCCGCGATCCAGCTCCTCGCGCAACGACCCGCCCGATCGCCCTATGATGCACCCGTCGTGCGCCCTTCCAACGACAGGGTTGAGCGCGGTGCGCCACCCGCCAACGATGATTGCGCCAATGCCACGCCGATCACACTCTTGGGTGATTGCGCAGGAGCGGTCTCCGGCAGCAACGCAGGCGCCACCATGGACGGCGTCGTGCCATCCTGCGATGATCCCGGATCCACGGAACCCGATGTATGGTACACGTTCACCACCGGCACGGCCGATACCGTGATCATCACGTTGACACCGGAGGCCAACATGACGGATTGGGCCTATGTGCTCCTCGAAGGCGCATGCGATGGCAACGAAGTGGCCTGTCGGATCCAACCTTCGACTCCTACGGCTGAATACCTCACGCCTTCCACCACCTACTACCTGCGGGTGCTCTCGAATCCGGATTATGGCACCGAAGGCGATTTCACGCTCTGCGTGCAGGACCTTGATCTGGTGAACGTGCCCGCGAACGATCTGTGCATGAACGCGCCGATGCTAGCCCTGCCCATGGGCTCCACCATCACCTTCACCGGCAATTCAACCAACGCGCAGAACACCGAGGGCCTACCGTTGCCTTCGGTGTGGCATGCCTTCACCTTGAGCGAGGCGGCCGATGTGACGATCGACCTCTGCGGGAGCGCGGCCTTCTTCCCGAACTTCTTCCGCGCACTGTACTTCACCTGTCCTCCGGATCTGGCCCAGCGCCGCTACGCGGGTTACGAGAACATCACCGACTGCACGGGGAACAGGCCCACGTTGTGCTATCCGGCTTTGCCGGCGGGCACCTACTACTATGCCGTGGCCAACGGCGATGCGCCCGGGACTTACACCCTGCATGTGAAGGCCGATCCGGTCGGCTCACATCAACCGGCGAACGACGACTGTGCGGGAGCCATCGCGGTGCCGGTCTCTGCGACTTGCGCTCCCGTGGCCTTCTCGCCCACCTGCGCATCGGCCTCCACCATACAACCGGGTTGTGCCGATGGGCTTGGTGATGCCTCCGACGACGTCTGGTACTCCTTCGTCGCCACCCAGTCGTTGATGACCATCGGCGTGTTCCCGAACAGCACGCAGTTCGGCGCCGTCATGGAATTGTACGCGGGCGTTTGCGGCGCCTTGGTCTCCACGGCCTGCGCGAATGGTTTCGATGGTGATCCCGTGCAACTCCCCTTGAACGGGATGGTGCCGGGGAACACCTACTACGTGCGGGTGTACAATGGCTACTCCAACACGCCCTACGATGATGCCGGTTATTCTCTTTGTGTGGCCGAGGGCTTCGGCATCGCGATCGGGATCGAGGAAGCCGCTGGGGGCCTGCCCGCGCTCAATGTGTTCCCCAATCCGGCAGCGGGATCGTTCAGCATCCGAACTGGATCGCCCGGTTCCACCTTCTCGCTGGCGGTGATCGATGCCGCAGGAAGGACCGTGATCAACACGACCGGGCGTGCCGATGCCAGTGGGACCGTGCAACTGGCGGAAGGGGGGATGCTGGCGAAAGGTCTTTACACGGTGAAGGTGAGCGATCCACGGAGCGCTCGTACGGCCCGTTTGATGATTTACTGA